CCACCGACGCGGTGCTGGTGCGCCGGTTCGAGGCGGTCCGGCGCGGGCACCCGATGCAGGGCGACGGCAGGCTCGCTGACGGCATCACCGCCGAGCGCGCGCTGCTGGCGCCGCTGCGCGAGGAGGCCGACCTGGTGCTGGAGACCTCGGCGCTGTCGGTGCACGAGCTGCGCGCCAAGATCGAGGACGCCTTCGGCTCCGAGGCCAGCACGCAGACCAGGGTCACCGTGCTGTCCTTCGGCTACAAGTACGGCCTGCCGATGGACGCCGACCTGGTGATGGACGTGCGGTTCCTGCCGAACCCGTTCTGGATCCCGGAACTGCGCGAGCACACCGGGCTCGACGGCGAGGTGCGCAACTACGTGCTCAGCCAGGAGGGCGCCGAGGAGTTCCTCGACCGCTACCATCAGCTGCTGCGCCTGGTCGGGGCCGGCTACAAGCGCGAGGGCAAGCGGTACCTGACCCTCGCCGTCGGCTGCACCGGTGGCAAGCACCGCAGCGTCGCCCTGT
The genomic region above belongs to Amycolatopsis sp. YIM 10 and contains:
- the rapZ gene encoding RNase adapter RapZ, which translates into the protein MEVAVVSGLSGAGRSTAAKCLEDLGWFVVDNLPPELIATMVELGAQARGAITKVAVVMDVRSRAFTDDLASVIKDLDARGYKPRVLFLEATDAVLVRRFEAVRRGHPMQGDGRLADGITAERALLAPLREEADLVLETSALSVHELRAKIEDAFGSEASTQTRVTVLSFGYKYGLPMDADLVMDVRFLPNPFWIPELREHTGLDGEVRNYVLSQEGAEEFLDRYHQLLRLVGAGYKREGKRYLTLAVGCTGGKHRSVALSEELARRLSNEDGMAVKVVHRDLGRE